From Streptomyces sp. NBC_00690, a single genomic window includes:
- a CDS encoding thiopeptide-type bacteriocin biosynthesis protein, whose translation MHSSAGKIERAIHAVLGGTPVSKAAADASLDVRRLEEAIDVYQSAGRAALDASTQPDWLQVYVQFRDWHTAEQSVITHLWPVFQQAEAEGTIAAWWFVRKFPCWRFRIRPGPSASVSAVQNLMTEEFDAMAAQGAADRWQESIYEPETYVLGGPAGIDIAHHLFHADSREILTYISRHSGQATLPLGRKELSLLLLSTLMRGAGQEWSEQGDIWHNVERRRPLAPNTPLNRLRAMKPDLLKLLALDVGRDSSLLKAGGPLADLSSWFEAFHSAGKQLGEAARTNYLERGIRDITERHVLFHWNRTGLPGPQQSAMARAARTTILGE comes from the coding sequence ATGCACAGTTCAGCCGGGAAGATCGAACGAGCCATACACGCCGTTCTCGGTGGAACCCCTGTCTCCAAGGCCGCAGCCGACGCCTCCCTGGATGTGCGTCGCCTCGAAGAGGCGATCGACGTCTACCAATCCGCCGGCCGGGCCGCCCTCGACGCCAGCACCCAGCCCGACTGGCTCCAGGTGTACGTCCAGTTCCGGGATTGGCACACAGCGGAGCAGTCCGTCATCACCCATCTCTGGCCGGTGTTCCAGCAGGCAGAGGCCGAAGGCACCATCGCTGCGTGGTGGTTCGTGCGCAAGTTTCCCTGCTGGCGTTTTCGCATCCGGCCCGGCCCCTCGGCCTCTGTCAGCGCAGTACAGAACCTCATGACGGAGGAGTTCGACGCCATGGCCGCCCAAGGCGCCGCCGACCGCTGGCAGGAGTCGATCTACGAACCCGAAACCTACGTGCTCGGCGGACCTGCAGGTATCGACATCGCCCACCACCTCTTCCACGCAGACAGCCGCGAGATACTGACATACATCAGTCGCCATTCCGGCCAAGCGACGCTTCCCCTTGGCCGGAAAGAACTCTCCCTTTTACTCCTCAGCACCCTCATGCGCGGGGCGGGCCAGGAGTGGTCCGAGCAAGGCGACATCTGGCACAACGTGGAGCGCCGCCGACCGCTCGCACCCAACACACCGCTGAATCGGCTCCGCGCGATGAAGCCCGATCTGCTGAAGCTGTTGGCCCTCGACGTAGGGCGCGACAGCAGTCTCCTCAAAGCCGGTGGGCCGCTCGCAGACCTGTCGTCATGGTTCGAAGCCTTCCACAGCGCTGGGAAGCAGCTAGGCGAGGCCGCCCGCACCAACTACCTCGAACGAGGCATACGAGACATCACAGAACGGCATGTCCTGTTCCACTGGAACCGAACGGGGCTACCTGGGCCTCAACAGAGCGCCATGGCACGAGCAGCAAGGACCACAATCCTTGGCGAGTAG
- a CDS encoding AAA domain-containing protein: protein MDVPLDDTPAEVVDSLFVGPKALYGPYEVVAGPETVLDKRLLRVTVQRPGDDSDTREVSLFLDVHSIAGELWEHEVRSLLRLQALGHPALPEIVDGSFDVAKHVAFTMTREEGTPLNMAWEDDFPQWAAEYRIPAFEQYSLLVDALSQLHGSRIMHRNLTLGAIRVRRDASDPARTTLALARFEMSALLGNLLRSMNGPDQAAKYRELVTTLYLTPPAGTERAQHLAYLAPETYPSLFDDDLAPRRDWHSTDVFGLGVFGWELFCGPLSIVLPGPYSAVANAEDSALPEALGVLHSAMRSHLNVSNSVPRALRMVLLDMLDPQPVGRTSSFAAARALEQNWDNICGVWEERKEEERAYLVAFMPEQSVDTLYRNRQWISHSPEEPAGRDELQAFLENELRQAELVWSQGGAEGFVPGKEIGLKEAEWVLIGEQAVWFCAFLYDETLTGRRRTEHRETLVIKYLLDRRFAQEILAARPRRRVGRLDLVSFRVGQDLSRKRAGRPSWETLTDSVRSGRVLQNPGDRELLRSLTFMLEYQRIAQRARQYPFLRTDDGTGGTQVLQYDAPRDRSFLHGSPLLTAYAADRGRRPLLGDFAKALLEENENGTVDLSVVSGEGTPYFGRDKITVRLEARLDDDSVRVTRPGGGSIPRSGWLRPAGDSGTAVQLGRQARGLESLRQKPGLMRALHRPASIDLGRGRWSEEDEEDEQLLGQAPRIIQDMLALHPFYALQGPPGSGKTTVAARALQRYLRNERGARVLVSAQSNFALDHLGMRLTKQLRKEIADDRILILRELPDSKGPEDLPKSLRPHTLEALTARLVKNIRQTAERLKRDSREAGEVFTSAEEALVDEWVRKAESNQLELSERIKAGASIVLATCSIAGTITDNVRDPSDVFDWVIIEEAAKAWPTEIIMPLVLGVRWTLIGDHRQLGPHRLSDVQNFLDTLEGNESEHIKRHFEAKDRYLEHLELFGSFFQDRPEPSAAKAKPPLDRLDMQFRMHGDIAEPVARTFYPRPPSGDTSGTDHTGLPVSFLQSAEGTRRAHRFREPKYLRGAPLVWLDTSTRTDCDDTPYWTNQGEIKLVEELVEKLVGSARNPDDTPLAVLTPYAGQLREMNKRGSLSGLVHTVHSFQGNEAERVVVSLVRSTVHGTSPRNNVGHVAQPELVNVLLSRSMDLLVVVGNLPHFERYGGKSWETVTAAFTYFGKIVDAATGEVR, encoded by the coding sequence GTGGACGTACCTCTGGACGACACGCCCGCGGAGGTGGTGGACTCGCTCTTTGTTGGGCCCAAGGCTCTTTACGGCCCGTACGAGGTCGTTGCGGGACCGGAGACGGTGTTGGACAAACGGCTGTTGCGAGTGACGGTTCAGCGGCCCGGAGACGATTCCGACACCCGTGAGGTGTCGCTGTTCCTCGATGTCCACTCCATCGCCGGTGAGTTGTGGGAACACGAGGTCCGAAGCCTACTGCGGCTACAGGCGTTGGGACACCCGGCGCTACCGGAAATCGTCGACGGCAGCTTCGACGTCGCAAAACACGTCGCCTTCACCATGACGCGGGAGGAGGGGACCCCGCTGAACATGGCCTGGGAGGACGACTTCCCCCAATGGGCGGCCGAGTACCGGATCCCCGCCTTCGAGCAGTACAGCCTGCTCGTCGACGCGCTCAGTCAGCTGCACGGTTCCCGCATCATGCACCGCAATCTGACCCTCGGGGCGATCAGGGTACGGCGGGACGCGAGCGATCCGGCCCGGACCACCCTCGCCCTGGCTCGCTTCGAGATGAGCGCTCTGCTCGGCAATCTGTTGCGCTCCATGAATGGCCCGGACCAGGCCGCGAAGTATCGCGAACTGGTGACCACCCTGTATCTCACCCCGCCTGCCGGTACCGAGCGCGCCCAGCACCTGGCCTATCTCGCTCCGGAGACCTATCCGTCGCTGTTCGACGACGACCTGGCACCACGGCGGGACTGGCACAGCACCGACGTCTTCGGTTTGGGGGTCTTCGGCTGGGAGCTCTTCTGCGGCCCGCTCTCGATCGTGCTTCCCGGCCCCTACTCGGCGGTCGCCAACGCCGAGGACAGTGCCCTCCCGGAAGCCCTCGGGGTGCTGCACTCGGCGATGCGCTCCCATCTGAATGTCTCGAATTCGGTGCCGCGCGCACTGCGCATGGTTCTGCTCGACATGCTCGATCCCCAGCCGGTCGGCCGGACCTCTTCGTTCGCGGCCGCCCGCGCCCTGGAACAGAACTGGGACAACATCTGCGGCGTGTGGGAGGAGCGGAAGGAAGAGGAGCGCGCTTACCTGGTGGCGTTCATGCCCGAGCAGTCCGTGGACACCCTCTACCGCAACCGCCAGTGGATCTCGCACAGTCCCGAGGAGCCTGCGGGCCGCGACGAACTCCAGGCCTTTCTAGAGAACGAGCTGCGTCAGGCCGAACTGGTGTGGAGCCAGGGCGGGGCCGAAGGATTCGTCCCGGGCAAGGAGATCGGTCTCAAGGAGGCCGAATGGGTCCTCATCGGCGAACAGGCGGTCTGGTTCTGCGCCTTTCTCTACGACGAGACGCTCACCGGCCGCCGCCGTACCGAGCACAGGGAAACCCTCGTCATCAAGTACCTGCTGGACCGGCGGTTCGCCCAGGAAATCCTCGCAGCGCGTCCCAGGCGCCGTGTCGGCCGTCTCGATCTGGTGTCGTTCAGGGTGGGGCAGGACCTGAGCCGCAAGCGGGCCGGACGGCCGTCATGGGAGACGCTGACAGACTCGGTGCGGTCCGGTCGCGTCCTGCAGAACCCTGGGGACAGGGAACTGTTGCGGTCCCTGACCTTCATGCTCGAATATCAGCGCATCGCCCAGCGTGCCCGGCAGTACCCCTTCCTGCGGACGGATGACGGCACTGGCGGCACCCAGGTGCTCCAGTACGACGCGCCCCGGGACCGTTCCTTTCTGCACGGGTCCCCCCTGCTCACCGCCTATGCGGCCGACAGGGGACGCAGGCCGCTCCTGGGCGACTTCGCCAAAGCGCTCCTGGAGGAGAACGAGAACGGCACGGTCGACCTGTCCGTGGTGTCCGGCGAGGGCACCCCGTACTTCGGACGGGACAAGATCACCGTCAGGTTGGAGGCCAGACTCGACGACGATTCCGTGCGGGTGACCCGGCCTGGGGGCGGGTCGATACCGAGAAGTGGCTGGCTGCGCCCGGCCGGTGACAGCGGCACAGCCGTCCAACTGGGCCGCCAGGCACGCGGCCTGGAGTCGCTGCGGCAGAAACCGGGGCTGATGCGAGCGCTGCACCGCCCCGCCTCGATCGATCTGGGCCGGGGGCGGTGGAGCGAGGAGGACGAAGAGGACGAACAACTTCTGGGTCAGGCACCAAGGATCATCCAGGACATGCTGGCGCTGCACCCCTTTTACGCGCTCCAGGGGCCGCCGGGCAGTGGCAAGACCACGGTCGCGGCGCGCGCCCTCCAGCGATATCTGCGCAACGAGCGGGGAGCGCGAGTCCTGGTCAGTGCCCAGTCGAACTTCGCTCTGGACCACCTCGGGATGCGGCTGACCAAGCAGCTGAGGAAGGAGATCGCGGACGACCGTATCTTGATTCTCCGTGAACTCCCGGACAGTAAGGGTCCCGAGGATCTGCCGAAGTCGCTGCGCCCGCACACCCTCGAAGCCCTGACGGCGAGGCTGGTGAAGAATATCCGTCAGACGGCCGAGCGGCTGAAGCGCGACTCGCGGGAGGCCGGAGAAGTGTTCACGTCCGCCGAGGAGGCATTGGTCGACGAATGGGTGCGTAAGGCGGAATCCAACCAGCTCGAACTCTCCGAGCGGATCAAGGCCGGCGCCAGCATCGTGCTCGCCACCTGTTCCATCGCCGGCACCATCACTGACAATGTCCGCGACCCCTCCGATGTTTTCGACTGGGTCATCATCGAGGAAGCGGCCAAGGCCTGGCCTACCGAGATCATCATGCCGCTCGTTCTCGGCGTGCGCTGGACGCTCATCGGCGATCACCGGCAGCTTGGCCCGCACCGGCTTAGCGATGTCCAGAACTTTCTGGACACGCTCGAGGGCAATGAGAGCGAGCACATCAAACGCCACTTCGAGGCGAAGGACCGCTATCTGGAGCATCTGGAACTCTTCGGGTCCTTCTTCCAGGACCGGCCCGAGCCCTCCGCCGCGAAGGCAAAGCCGCCTCTGGACAGGCTGGACATGCAGTTTCGTATGCATGGGGACATCGCCGAGCCTGTGGCCCGCACCTTCTACCCGCGGCCCCCTAGCGGGGACACATCCGGGACCGACCACACAGGTCTGCCTGTCAGCTTCCTGCAGTCGGCCGAAGGCACCCGCCGGGCCCACCGGTTCAGGGAGCCGAAGTATTTGCGCGGTGCCCCGCTGGTATGGCTGGACACCTCCACCCGCACTGACTGCGATGACACTCCGTACTGGACCAACCAGGGGGAGATCAAGCTGGTGGAAGAGCTGGTCGAGAAGTTGGTTGGGTCCGCGCGCAATCCGGACGACACGCCGCTCGCCGTGCTGACCCCCTACGCCGGGCAATTGCGGGAGATGAATAAGCGAGGATCACTGAGCGGACTGGTGCATACCGTCCACTCCTTCCAGGGCAACGAGGCGGAGCGCGTCGTGGTGTCCCTGGTGCGTTCTACGGTGCATGGGACCAGCCCGCGGAACAACGTCGGGCACGTCGCTCAGCCCGAACTCGTCAATGTGCTGCTGTCCCGCTCCATGGATCTGCTGGTGGTGGTGGGTAATCTGCCGCACTTCGAGCGGTACGGCGGCAAGAGCTGGGAAACCGTCACGGCTGCTTTCACCTACTTCGGGAAGATCGTCGATGCGGCGACCGGGGAGGTGCGGTGA
- a CDS encoding ATP-binding protein — MNTPLRDLLASWPGRFRHRGVLLALHGGAEEPVPSELGLAVLDGFGRRDPAGTCEQLILEGEFTVAEVMLKDCPDLGPRTRDLRQLLVTARTRSLEVTRLEGRTHSRRAAAAGVDFALDDIEDIGRTATSSWPRALALLGRRAAELAGLIEERERELRKRIAGHEGTTPTPGPALETLIKAGHLSTVRSLLDLEPTGVPLPESVPPLRAWTWREDSPEDLLRCHLDPSRHRPAGFSRWEAADGAGPLLEAYGELHQDSVASVARFAAALGRFLGDDGPEPAVDRFEGGYLTSVGGLFTGAPLSRLHPTGRIDLFVASPDTDTPPAGLVTLPPHLAVGPALERSGYLDRQRSAVVTLRDMLRLVVVSEHRAASLVRVAAQQWPVTALTGETAKEFHRVLGGDSGTRWQTLRWILDLTATGDAVTADVMSSCTEMDAGLLLVMLDRAGRSEGRGWWGTPNPDLHVSWQEDIALMRSLEDELLSRCPDIAAQVAFWAALTVGTADGRADLDDMVAMAESSVEGRDAGAAVVNGAAALEGNGTFVRDASGDLLLRPCGVTRALASIAEERLTRAAQRLPTGASGQSARAELDMLEGWHSNRYLLTPSFRDHQLLVRSGNATQAELLESTRAVRADTQAAAPVGSAGTAVLDILLASMAAELRGHRPEVRVEARAPDRTRIDLGDDSLRVILYELLENAAEAVGPQGGGTVQAFVTQEYPDVIVDIRDSGPGLPPEVHGREHQVFRRDWSTRGPGRGAGLFRVRHILRQLPGGEADITAVPGEPTHPTLRGAHFRLVLPAADYG, encoded by the coding sequence GTGAACACACCCCTGCGTGATCTGCTGGCGTCCTGGCCCGGACGGTTCCGGCACCGGGGTGTCCTGCTGGCTCTGCACGGCGGAGCGGAGGAACCCGTCCCCAGTGAACTGGGGCTGGCCGTCCTCGACGGATTCGGTCGGCGGGATCCCGCTGGGACATGTGAACAGCTCATCCTGGAGGGTGAGTTCACAGTCGCGGAGGTGATGCTCAAGGACTGCCCCGATCTGGGTCCGCGCACACGTGACCTCCGCCAGCTGCTCGTGACGGCGCGAACCCGGAGCCTGGAGGTCACGCGTCTGGAAGGCCGGACGCACTCTCGCCGGGCGGCGGCCGCCGGAGTGGACTTCGCACTGGACGACATCGAGGACATTGGCCGGACGGCGACGAGCAGCTGGCCGCGGGCCCTGGCGCTGCTGGGCCGGCGTGCCGCCGAACTCGCCGGACTGATCGAGGAGCGCGAACGTGAACTCCGGAAGCGGATCGCCGGTCACGAGGGGACCACGCCGACCCCCGGACCGGCCCTGGAGACGCTCATCAAGGCCGGTCACCTCAGCACCGTCCGGTCGCTGCTGGACCTTGAGCCGACGGGCGTCCCGCTTCCCGAGTCGGTGCCCCCGCTGCGCGCCTGGACCTGGCGCGAGGACAGCCCGGAGGACCTGCTTCGCTGTCACCTGGACCCCTCCAGACACCGCCCCGCGGGGTTCTCGCGCTGGGAGGCGGCTGATGGCGCCGGGCCGCTCCTGGAGGCCTACGGTGAGCTCCACCAGGACAGCGTGGCCTCCGTCGCCCGCTTCGCGGCCGCGCTGGGGCGTTTCCTCGGTGACGACGGACCGGAGCCCGCAGTCGATCGGTTCGAAGGCGGGTACCTGACATCCGTGGGTGGTCTGTTCACGGGCGCGCCGCTGTCCCGGCTCCACCCCACCGGGCGCATCGACCTTTTCGTGGCAAGCCCGGACACGGACACTCCTCCCGCCGGCCTGGTCACCTTGCCGCCACACCTGGCAGTCGGCCCCGCCTTGGAGCGCTCCGGCTACCTGGATCGCCAGAGGAGCGCCGTGGTGACGCTGCGCGACATGCTGCGGCTGGTCGTCGTCTCCGAGCACAGGGCCGCCTCCCTTGTCAGGGTCGCGGCCCAGCAGTGGCCGGTGACTGCGCTTACCGGCGAAACGGCCAAGGAGTTCCACCGGGTCCTCGGCGGCGACAGTGGTACCCGCTGGCAGACTCTTCGCTGGATCCTCGACCTGACGGCGACGGGGGACGCTGTCACCGCGGACGTCATGTCGTCCTGCACGGAGATGGACGCCGGGCTGTTGCTCGTCATGCTCGATCGGGCTGGTCGCTCGGAGGGCCGGGGATGGTGGGGTACGCCGAATCCGGACCTGCATGTGTCCTGGCAGGAGGACATCGCTCTGATGCGGTCACTTGAGGACGAACTCCTCTCACGATGTCCGGACATCGCCGCCCAGGTCGCCTTCTGGGCCGCGCTGACAGTGGGAACGGCGGACGGCCGCGCTGACCTCGACGACATGGTGGCCATGGCGGAGAGCTCGGTGGAAGGGCGTGACGCGGGGGCCGCCGTGGTGAACGGGGCGGCCGCCCTGGAAGGGAACGGGACCTTCGTCAGGGACGCGAGCGGTGATCTGTTGCTGAGGCCGTGCGGGGTGACCCGGGCGCTGGCGTCCATCGCAGAGGAGCGGCTGACCCGGGCGGCGCAACGGCTTCCCACTGGTGCTTCCGGGCAGTCCGCCCGTGCGGAACTCGACATGTTGGAGGGCTGGCATTCGAACCGCTACTTGCTCACTCCGTCCTTCCGGGATCACCAGCTCCTGGTCCGGTCGGGCAACGCGACTCAGGCCGAACTGCTGGAGAGCACGCGCGCCGTACGCGCCGACACGCAGGCAGCGGCCCCCGTCGGTTCCGCCGGCACGGCCGTTCTCGACATCCTGCTGGCCTCCATGGCGGCTGAGTTGCGCGGCCACCGCCCCGAGGTACGCGTTGAGGCGCGTGCCCCCGACCGTACCCGTATTGATCTCGGGGATGACAGCCTCCGGGTCATCCTGTACGAGCTCCTCGAGAACGCAGCCGAGGCAGTGGGGCCGCAGGGCGGTGGCACGGTGCAGGCGTTCGTAACTCAGGAATACCCGGATGTCATCGTCGACATCCGGGACAGTGGCCCGGGGCTGCCGCCGGAGGTCCATGGCCGTGAACACCAGGTATTCCGCCGTGACTGGTCAACGCGGGGCCCCGGGCGTGGTGCGGGCCTGTTCCGAGTCAGGCACATCCTGCGTCAGCTGCCCGGTGGGGAGGCCGACATCACCGCTGTGCCGGGAGAACCGACGCACCCTACCCTGAGGGGGGCTCACTTCCGCCTTGTGCTCCCGGCTGCCGACTATGGATGA
- a CDS encoding lanthionine synthetase C family protein, translating to MNTARSTEGAARSQSLSRGAAGEALLLIERAHSGIGTWDDVHSILRTVTAHGLLAGDDASLFFGAPAVAFVLHTAAAGTDRYAGALHTLDASVAAVTDRRLTMANARIDRGERPQATEFDVLYGLTGLGAYWLRRDPLGPQLQGVLSYLVRLVQPLAGDPAQLPGWWVNHGPTTTPSDLFCDGHANVGMAHGIAGPLALLALSKRHGITVEGHVEAMTRICAWLDGLRREDTTGLWWPRWITLPEQHTGTLLQPEPAPPSWCYATPGLARAQQLAALALQETERQRMAEDALLRCLTDPVQMARVQESGLCHGTAGLLQITHRAAQDAPSGIFTTALAQLRNQLLAQDPTRENGFLGGPTGAALALEASANGGIPASVWDASLLIT from the coding sequence GTGAACACCGCCAGGTCGACGGAAGGAGCGGCCCGCTCCCAATCACTGTCCCGAGGCGCGGCCGGAGAAGCTCTGCTCCTCATCGAACGAGCCCACAGCGGCATTGGCACCTGGGACGACGTCCACAGCATTCTCCGTACCGTCACCGCCCACGGTCTCCTCGCTGGGGACGACGCCTCCCTCTTCTTCGGAGCACCCGCCGTCGCCTTCGTCCTCCACACGGCCGCCGCCGGCACCGACCGGTACGCGGGCGCTCTCCACACCCTGGACGCCAGCGTCGCCGCAGTCACGGACCGCCGCTTGACCATGGCGAACGCTCGGATCGATCGGGGTGAGCGACCCCAAGCCACCGAGTTCGACGTGCTGTACGGGCTGACCGGCCTGGGCGCCTACTGGCTCCGCCGCGACCCCCTCGGCCCGCAGCTTCAAGGCGTGCTCTCCTACCTCGTCCGACTGGTCCAGCCCCTCGCCGGCGACCCAGCCCAGCTCCCCGGCTGGTGGGTGAACCACGGCCCCACCACAACCCCCTCGGACCTGTTCTGCGACGGCCACGCGAACGTCGGCATGGCCCACGGCATCGCCGGCCCCTTGGCGCTCCTCGCCCTTTCCAAACGCCATGGCATCACCGTCGAAGGCCACGTCGAGGCCATGACCAGAATCTGCGCCTGGCTGGACGGCCTCCGTCGAGAAGACACCACGGGTCTGTGGTGGCCACGCTGGATCACACTCCCCGAGCAGCACACCGGCACCCTCCTCCAGCCCGAGCCGGCCCCACCGTCCTGGTGCTACGCCACTCCCGGCCTCGCCCGTGCCCAACAACTCGCCGCTCTCGCCCTCCAGGAAACCGAACGCCAGCGCATGGCCGAGGACGCCCTCCTCCGCTGCCTGACCGACCCCGTCCAGATGGCCCGGGTCCAGGAGTCCGGCCTCTGCCACGGGACAGCCGGCCTCCTCCAAATCACCCACCGCGCCGCCCAGGACGCCCCATCCGGCATCTTCACTACGGCCCTCGCCCAGCTCCGAAATCAGCTACTCGCCCAAGACCCGACCCGCGAAAACGGCTTCCTGGGCGGCCCAACCGGAGCGGCACTCGCCCTCGAAGCGTCCGCAAACGGCGGCATCCCGGCCTCCGTGTGGGACGCCAGCCTCCTGATCACCTGA
- a CDS encoding ISL3 family transposase, translating into MNVNELVQMVFSGISPLVIEDVVDEGGRVVVRARTPKEPAPCPACGVPSGQVHGYHWRKVADVPVDGRQIVLRVRVRRLVCPTRGCCQTFREQVPGVLQRYQRRTTRLTRQVKAVVKELAGRAGARLLAAMAMGLSRHTALRALLSIPLPASRIPRVIGVDDFALRRRHHYATVVIDAETHERIDVLPDRTAGTLETWLRAHPGVEVVCRDGSTTYAEAIRRALPDAVQVGDRWHVWHNLCEVALSEVKAHSNCWATVLDAPLYDGPRAQTTLERWHQVHDLLNQGVGLLECGRRLQLALNTVKRYARADRPERMLRVPKYRSSLVDPHREHLRKRRAEDPAVPVQNLFEEIKALGFTGCLNLLHKYINQGRADADRSHISPRRLARMLLTRPENLKAGHRDLLARLTAACPEMTHLATAVRTFAPLLKPQPENADALDRWITQVLTADLPYLHAFTRGLERDRNAVIAAVTLTYSNGPTEGINTKTKRIARQMHGRAGFNLLRHRILLG; encoded by the coding sequence ATGAACGTCAACGAGCTTGTGCAGATGGTGTTTTCGGGCATATCTCCGCTGGTCATTGAGGATGTGGTCGATGAGGGCGGGCGGGTCGTAGTGAGGGCGCGGACCCCGAAAGAGCCCGCGCCCTGCCCGGCGTGCGGGGTGCCGTCAGGGCAGGTGCACGGCTATCACTGGCGGAAGGTGGCCGATGTGCCAGTCGACGGCCGGCAGATCGTGCTCCGCGTGCGGGTGCGACGTCTGGTGTGTCCCACGCGCGGGTGCTGTCAGACCTTCCGCGAGCAAGTGCCCGGGGTGCTGCAGCGCTATCAGCGGCGTACTACCCGTCTGACCAGGCAGGTCAAGGCGGTGGTGAAGGAGTTAGCGGGCCGGGCTGGAGCGCGTTTACTGGCGGCAATGGCCATGGGTCTGTCCCGACACACAGCCCTCCGTGCCCTGCTGAGCATCCCTCTGCCGGCCAGCCGGATTCCTCGAGTGATCGGCGTCGACGATTTCGCTCTGCGCCGACGGCACCACTATGCCACCGTGGTGATCGACGCGGAGACCCATGAACGGATCGATGTCCTGCCCGACCGCACCGCCGGCACTCTGGAAACGTGGCTGCGTGCCCACCCAGGCGTCGAGGTCGTGTGTCGTGACGGATCGACCACCTACGCGGAAGCCATCCGCCGGGCCCTGCCCGACGCCGTGCAGGTCGGTGACCGCTGGCATGTGTGGCACAACTTGTGCGAAGTCGCCCTGAGCGAGGTGAAGGCACACAGCAACTGCTGGGCCACCGTACTCGACGCACCTTTGTATGACGGACCGCGCGCACAGACCACACTGGAACGCTGGCATCAGGTCCACGACCTGCTCAACCAGGGCGTGGGCCTCCTCGAATGCGGCCGCCGCCTGCAACTGGCCCTGAACACCGTCAAACGCTATGCCCGAGCCGACCGGCCCGAGCGGATGCTCCGCGTCCCAAAATACCGGTCCAGCCTCGTCGATCCCCACCGCGAGCACCTGCGCAAACGCCGGGCTGAAGACCCCGCCGTCCCCGTCCAGAACCTCTTCGAAGAGATCAAGGCCCTCGGCTTCACAGGCTGCCTCAACCTCCTGCACAAGTACATCAACCAAGGCCGCGCGGACGCCGACCGCAGTCACATCTCCCCACGCAGGCTGGCCCGGATGCTGCTGACCAGGCCCGAGAACCTCAAGGCCGGACATCGCGATCTCCTGGCCCGCCTCACCGCTGCCTGCCCCGAGATGACCCACCTGGCCACCGCCGTCCGGACCTTCGCCCCGCTCCTGAAACCTCAGCCAGAGAACGCCGACGCGCTCGATCGCTGGATCACCCAGGTCCTTACTGCCGACCTGCCGTACCTGCACGCTTTCACCCGCGGCCTCGAGCGAGACCGCAACGCTGTGATCGCCGCGGTCACACTCACCTACAGCAACGGCCCCACCGAGGGCATCAACACCAAGACCAAACGGATCGCCCGCCAGATGCACGGACGAGCAGGCTTCAACCTCCTCCGCCACCGCATCCTCCTCGGATAA
- a CDS encoding ATP-binding protein, producing MNLSKIERMVREGDLSLDALKYLIDCRGECEWLDFKQALHLDNDYGIATFTRDALAMKNTSGGYLVIGVQDKTWVPVGLTEELSYDAKLLRDKIRRGSGLDLQVDIVQHQLRYTGEPRWFALVLVRAALKRRKRRTPSLVRQDFHPKESYGLSRGEIYFRKGDSTVKIGSVNRTALSHIRW from the coding sequence GTGAACCTGTCCAAGATCGAGAGAATGGTGCGCGAGGGCGACCTCAGCCTTGACGCGCTGAAGTACCTCATCGACTGTCGCGGCGAGTGCGAGTGGCTGGACTTCAAGCAGGCACTGCACCTAGACAACGACTACGGGATCGCAACCTTCACCAGGGACGCGCTGGCCATGAAAAACACAAGCGGCGGCTACCTGGTGATCGGGGTACAGGACAAAACCTGGGTACCAGTCGGCCTCACTGAGGAACTCTCCTACGACGCGAAGCTTCTCCGTGACAAGATCCGCCGCGGCAGCGGCCTGGACCTCCAAGTAGACATCGTGCAACACCAGCTCCGGTACACCGGCGAGCCCCGCTGGTTCGCGCTGGTGCTGGTCCGAGCAGCCCTGAAACGGCGCAAGCGCCGCACACCATCCCTCGTCCGGCAAGACTTCCACCCTAAGGAGTCATACGGGCTGAGTCGTGGAGAGATCTACTTCCGCAAGGGCGACTCCACTGTCAAGATCGGGTCTGTCAATCGAACGGCTCTGTCTCACATTCGGTGGTGA